Below is a window of Arabidopsis thaliana chromosome 2, partial sequence DNA.
ttctttctaaatccaccaaaattcaaaaataaatattaaattatttattaataaccttaatttcaagtttttttgtttatgtaataTTTGATCATTTAAGGCAAATAGAGACATACTCAAAGTCCAAGTTtgatataatttgtaaaattataattgatttcaaaatttataacacATCTGCTAGACCGTGAGTAATATTAAATTCGAATTGTCACTGATGGTTAGTCACATAtgtaaaaaagtttgaaagagATTTAAGCTatatttattggttttaataaaaaaaaaatttatggTTGAACCTCAcagttacaaaaataaaaatatattaaaagaaaagttttttttattacaaaacaatttttttttattgagcAATAACTTCTTGATGTGAATGTTTTATTGAGCaatatcgtttttttttgtggtgcTCTACCGTAAAATTTCGTAATGTATTTTTGGAACaattgacaaagaaaagaatagaatcgcatatattattattattttccgCGAAAACACTTAGAAATTTTGTGAGCAATATACTTTTATCCTTTCAAATCACATGATTCGACATTGATATGCTggaatatctttttttctcaagaCATGCAAAGTTGAAGTTTCTTCATCATTGAGTTGATAGAATTCTTTGATTAGATAGATAAAGAGATGGAAAATGAAGTTGACACTTTTATTCTCACCCACCAATGTGAAGTATTTACAATTGGTTGTTTTTTGGATCCCAAATTGCAGTTGAAAtgatgacaagaaaaaaaactgcgGTTGATAATCACCAATCAAACCTATACTATTATCCCTGTATCCCAATATAAAATCAAGAGTTGTACttgtaattatatttaagTTTGTCTATTTAAAACTATAATGCAAAGAAATggttacatttgtttttttttcttattctttttcacCGGTTACATTTGATTTAATGTAATACTTTTAGAATTAAATAGATCTTGCATTTCATACAAATTTGTATGTTTGAACATTTGCAAagtgttatattttattaagacCAATTGGAACCCAAAATCAATGAATAATTTTGATACGGCAAATCATCAATCTCGAATATGATTAGTAAGTGAGTGAATGTGTACCAAAAATGACACCTTAATtcgtcgtcgtcatcatcTTATTACAATTATCCGATTAGCAGaattattatttcaatttttgctTTCTGAATTTGAAtgcttttaatatatatatatatatatatatatataatatgatgaGAGAGAAATTTATTGAGTAATCAAGAAAGATGATTTGCAAAACTAACCacttttgataatttaatttaaaatataaattaagaaaatttactattaagaaaaaaaatttattgagATTTCTCAAACCATCAATCTCATCAATTGGTAAACTACTCTCTCAAGATGCCACGTAGACAAACACTCTGATAGCTAATTCTCAAATGCCACGTGTACCTGCAAAGCTTTCCTACTTCTCAAAACGTGAGAAGGTTTCATTGAGGAAATTCAAAACGTCATTATAAACACTCTTCTTAGTTTATGATCGTCTCCTCTCCATCTATCCCTCACGGGCCTCACCCTTcttggtttataattttagaaCATTAATTACTAGAGTTTATGATTTCTTTCGGTTCTCTAGGGTTTTCACTTCGAATTGAAGCCGAtaacatattaaaatttagtCGAAGGACgaaactttttggttttgaccGTCTTGattaacaaattttcttttctttatatcgTTCTCACATCCGCtattttatcaattatataatttttacaaaGCATATATTTTCAACCGCTAAACCAATCGTTTAAACTGCTTGATAACATTTAAAACCGCAACCGTCCACTTTTGTATACTCCTGTAATTTTATCCACATTGGCTGCGTTTAAACCAATCACACTAAGTTCCAAACAAATTCTTTCTTATACTGAGTATGACCATCGTTTTTAGttgtaaagaaacaaattttttgtttttgatttaatCTTACTATTCTGAATTTTTTGGTCTAAAATTccttaaattaaaaaaaaatagaagatttaAACGAACTAAAACAATtgatacaaatttattttctattaaacAATATTACATTAAAGATCGAATCCGGGTCGGGTAATGTAACTCAAAACTTGCTTGGTGCGACCCTCTCCACTTTGCCAGCCTCATTCATctctaaaaataaacaaaaaccagtttttttgttgttgttcaggTCAAGTAGTTTGGTTTAACTACTTTTTATACGTGGACCAATGAAACACCAAGAAGCcactaattttctttattaaaaactaaaactgaataacaaaataactaaaaaaaaaggaaaaaaaataaaataaacaaacaaaaccgaACAttatgaaagagagagaatgccagatggatgatgaagatgagccGATGAGAGATAGCTTCATGATTTGTCTCCGCGACCGCAGTTATCTCTTTCTAATTTCTGTctgaaataataaattaaacttCTTCTACTACCTCCGATCATCATAATCCTCCGGTAagacttctcttctcttcttgaatcttcttgATGCagcttttttttgtcggcatacaacttttgtatttttcatattttttttttctccagcTGATAAACTCAGAATTCTTGAAATTCGgaaacttttcatttttctttgaattgtAGGAAATTATCATTGTTCGTATTtatcttcttaaaaaaacactaTTAAATCCTGGAATTGGTAATTATTTACTCACGTTTCCGAATTTGTTTACACAAAGATGAAAATCCGATGATCTTGATTAAAGTATGTTTGATTCTTGTATAccatatttgtttgattagaGTAATTTGATCATCAAAGATGTTTtgtattcaattttttctcaattagtCTTTATGTTTTGTAGCAATTTCAGGTTACAGGGGAATGGAGGACTTAAAAACTGTTGAAGCATCTGATAATGTTGTTAGTGATAATGTTGAGAAAGTCAATCCTGAGTTGATTGATTCCACCATTCGAGAATCTAACATACAATCTGCAACAAAGGTTGATAATATTCCACAATCTCAAACTGACACTGAAGAGACTCAACAATCTCAAACTGATACTGAAGAGACTCAACAATCTCAAACTGATGACACTACCGGCAATGCGAAGATTTATGTCGATGACACGTTTTCGCCTTCTGATGCTGCAACCGCTGCGGTGTTAACCGGAAAAGATAGTACGAGTACAACAATTGTAGAAGAAGTGATGGAGCCAGATGAGATTGGTTTACCTAGTGTCAAGATTACCGAGGCTGCGACGGGTACAGCAAGAAATGGTGGGGGGTCACCTAGAACTGTATCATCTCCTAGATTTTCAGGATCACCGGTGAGCACTGGAACACCGAAAAATGTGGACTCACATCGAGGTTTAATCGATACCGCAGCGCCATTTGAATCTGTTAAAGAAGCTGTATCAAAATTTGGAGGAATTACTGACTGGAAGTCTCACCGAATGCAAGCGGTAGAGGTATTGTACTAACGGATACATTTGGATTATTTCTcgttttaatttgttgttgCCTTTCTTGTTCATATTTTCGTGTATGGTTTTGCAGAGACGAAAGCTTATTGAAGAAGAGCttaaaaagattcatgagGAGATTCCTGAGTACAAAACACATTCAGAAACTGCAGAGGCTGCAAAACTGCAAGTGCTTAAGGAGCTGGAAAGCACAAAGAGACTTATAGAACAGTTGAAGCTTAATTTGGACAAGGCACAAACAGAAGAACAACAGGCGAAGCAAGACTCGGAGCTTGCTAAGCTGAGGGTTGAAGAGATGGAACAAGGAATAGCTGAAGATGTCAGTGTTGCAGCTAAAGCGCAACTTGAGGTGGCTAAGGCGAGGCATACAACAGCGATTACAGAGTTGTCTTCTGTCAAGGAGGAACTAGAAACTCTGCATAAGGAATATGATGCTCTGGTGCAAGATAAAGATGTGGCTGTaaagaaagtagaagaagcaatGTTGGCGTCAAAAGAAGTTGAGAAGACAGTGGAAGAACTCACCATAGAGTTGATAGCTACAAAGGAGTCATTGGAATCAGCACATGCTTCTCATTTAGAGGCGGAAGAACAGAGGATTGGAGCAGCTATGGCTAGAGACCAGGATACTCACCGTTGGGAGAAGGAACTGAAGCAAGCGGAAGAGGAACTCCAAAGACTTAACCAACAGATACATTCTTCGAAAGATCTAAAATCGAAGCTCGACACTGCCTCAGCGCTGCTTCTTGATTTGAAGGCGGAATTGGTAGCTTATATGGAATCCAAGCTAAAACAAGAAGCGTGTGACTCAACCACAAACACCGATCCTTCGACAGAAAACATGAGCCATCCAGATTTACATGCAGCTGTTGCCTCTGCAAAGAAGGAACTTGAAGAGGTCAATGTCAATATTGAGAAAGCAGCTGCTGAAGTGAGTTGCTTGAAATTGGCCTCCTCTTCCTTGCAACTGGAACTCGAGAAAGAAAAGTCTACTCTTGCCTCTATCAAACAGAGAGAAGGAATGGCCTCTATAGCAGTAGCTTCTATAGAGGCTGAAATTGACAGAACGAGGTCGGAAATAGCTTCGGTTCAGTCAAAGGAGAAAGACGCGAGAGAGAAAATGGTGGAGCTACCGAAGCAACTTCAGCAAGCAGCAGAAGAGGCTGATGAAGCAAAGTCACTTGCTGAAGTTGCTCGCGAAGAGCTACGAAAGgcgaaagaagaagcagagcaaGCAAAAGCTGGAGCAAGTACAATGGAGAGCAGGCTATTTGCTGCGCAGAAGGAAATCGAAGCAGCTAAAGCTTCAGAGAGGCTGGCCTTAGCTGCCATCAAGGCTTTGGAGGAGAGTGAATCAACATTGAAAGCTAATGACACCGATTCTCCACGAAGCGTTACACTTTCGCTAGAAGAGTACTATGAGCTCAGCAAACGTGCTCACGAGGCAGAAGAACTCGCGAACGCAAGAGTAGCAGCAGCGGTTTCAAGAATCGAGGAAgctaaagaaacagaaatgaGAAGCTTGGAGAAGTTGGAAGAAGTAAACAGAGACATGGATGCGAGAAAGAAGGCATTAAAAGAAGCAACTGAAAAGGCTGAGAAGGCCAAAGAAGGGAAGTTGGGGGTGGAGCAGGAGCTGAGGAAATGGAGGGCAGAACatgaacaaaagagaaaggcTGGTGATGGAGTCAACACTGAGAAAAACCTAAAAGAAAGCTTTGAAGGAGGAAAGATGGAGCAATCACCTGAAGCTGTTGTTTATGCCTCCAGCCCAAGTGAGTCATATGGAACAGAAGAAAACTCTGAAACCAATCTATCCCCACAGACCAAGTCtcgaaagaaaaagaagaagctttcttTCCCCCGGTTTTTTATGTTCTTGTCAAAGAAGAAGTCACATAATAATTGAGTTCAGTTTCAATTCAAACGCCTAATTCTCTTTTGATCTATTGGAGCTTTGTATTCAGAAAGAACTCCATTTGAACAAGTATTGTGGTGTAAATggttttttcatttcttttctatttgtttgCACTGTGTAAGTCGAGTCCTCcttttatcaaaagaaaaaacgtgaTGGGGAAATGAAACCATAAAAGTCATTCATTTTGTACATACTTGTGTATTGGTCATACAAATATACAAGATACATAAAAGGAACATAAAGAGCACAATACAGAGTTGGATGAGGTTCTTAGTTGAAATATCTACGAGAGACTTCGAAGACATTTGTCATTCACTAATTTCAATTTACTCAAATAATTTCAAGTATTTTAATATA
It encodes the following:
- the WEB1 gene encoding WEAK CHLOROPLAST MOVEMENT UNDER BLUE LIGHT-like protein (DUF827) (Plant protein of unknown function (DUF827); FUNCTIONS IN: molecular_function unknown; INVOLVED IN: biological_process unknown; LOCATED IN: plasma membrane; EXPRESSED IN: 24 plant structures; EXPRESSED DURING: 14 growth stages; CONTAINS InterPro DOMAIN/s: Protein of unknown function DUF827, plant (InterPro:IPR008545); BEST Arabidopsis thaliana protein match is: Plant protein of unknown function (DUF827) (TAIR:AT4G33390.1); Has 151476 Blast hits to 77886 proteins in 3477 species: Archae - 2093; Bacteria - 37732; Metazoa - 61062; Fungi - 12741; Plants - 9509; Viruses - 541; Other Eukaryotes - 27798 (source: NCBI BLink).), with amino-acid sequence MEDLKTVEASDNVVSDNVEKVNPELIDSTIRESNIQSATKVDNIPQSQTDTEETQQSQTDTEETQQSQTDDTTGNAKIYVDDTFSPSDAATAAVLTGKDSTSTTIVEEVMEPDEIGLPSVKITEAATGTARNGGGSPRTVSSPRFSGSPVSTGTPKNVDSHRGLIDTAAPFESVKEAVSKFGGITDWKSHRMQAVERRKLIEEELKKIHEEIPEYKTHSETAEAAKLQVLKELESTKRLIEQLKLNLDKAQTEEQQAKQDSELAKLRVEEMEQGIAEDVSVAAKAQLEVAKARHTTAITELSSVKEELETLHKEYDALVQDKDVAVKKVEEAMLASKEVEKTVEELTIELIATKESLESAHASHLEAEEQRIGAAMARDQDTHRWEKELKQAEEELQRLNQQIHSSKDLKSKLDTASALLLDLKAELVAYMESKLKQEACDSTTNTDPSTENMSHPDLHAAVASAKKELEEVNVNIEKAAAEVSCLKLASSSLQLELEKEKSTLASIKQREGMASIAVASIEAEIDRTRSEIASVQSKEKDAREKMVELPKQLQQAAEEADEAKSLAEVAREELRKAKEEAEQAKAGASTMESRLFAAQKEIEAAKASERLALAAIKALEESESTLKANDTDSPRSVTLSLEEYYELSKRAHEAEELANARVAAAVSRIEEAKETEMRSLEKLEEVNRDMDARKKALKEATEKAEKAKEGKLGVEQELRKWRAEHEQKRKAGDGVNTEKNLKESFEGGKMEQSPEAVVYASSPSESYGTEENSETNLSPQTKSRKKKKKLSFPRFFMFLSKKKSHNN